One segment of Pontibacter akesuensis DNA contains the following:
- a CDS encoding RNA polymerase sigma factor: MSREPQNISEEELVARLREGDTKAVSQLYDMYNAALYGVVLQIVKVEETAEDVLQEAFVKIWNSFPSYDASKGRLFTWMINVCRNLAIDKIRSKQHRVSLKTREIPASPRADMGSDSFKPEHIGLREITEALNPDQKLIIDLMYFEGLTQSEIADEYQIPLGTVKTRARSAIKVLAKMFKGRG; encoded by the coding sequence AGGCTACGGGAAGGTGACACCAAAGCGGTGTCGCAGCTGTACGACATGTACAACGCCGCCCTTTACGGTGTTGTACTGCAGATTGTGAAAGTGGAGGAGACGGCAGAGGATGTACTGCAGGAGGCATTCGTGAAAATTTGGAATTCGTTTCCGAGCTATGATGCCTCGAAAGGCCGGCTGTTCACCTGGATGATCAATGTATGCAGAAATCTTGCAATCGATAAAATCCGCTCTAAGCAGCATCGCGTAAGTTTGAAGACGCGGGAAATACCTGCCTCTCCTCGTGCCGATATGGGGTCCGATAGCTTTAAACCAGAGCACATCGGTCTTCGCGAAATCACAGAAGCACTAAACCCGGATCAGAAGCTGATTATTGATTTGATGTATTTCGAAGGTTTAACGCAAAGTGAGATAGCTGATGAGTACCAAATACCACTTGGTACCGTCAAGACAAGGGCACGCAGTGCAATTAAAGTCTTAGCAAAAATGTTTAAAGGACGTGGT